CCGGCGCCGACCCTTCGGGTTTCGCTGGCGCGGCGGCCGCTATCCGTGCCGCCAGCCAGGGCGACGTGCAATTCCTCGACAGCTTTGACTTCGACTTCGGCGGCCCCCTCTTCGCGGGCCATGAACCCTGCTGCGTCGATACGGGCGACCTGCCAACATCCGTCGCCGACAATGCTGGCAACCGCAAGCTGATCGAAGACAAGACGCGCGCCATCCTGGCTAGCGGCGCCACGCCGCTGATGATCGGGGGCGATGATTCAGTGCCCATCCCCTTCTTCGCCGGCTTCGCTGATCATGGCCCGATCTGGATCCTGCAGATCGACGCCCATATCGACTGGCGCGACGAGCGTTTTGGCGAACCCCTAGGTTATTCCAGCACGATGCGCCGGGCGAGCGAGATGCCGCATGTCGCCGGCATCGTGCAGGCGGGCATCCGGGGCGTCGGCAGCGCCAGGCCGCGCGAGGTCGAGACCGCCAGGCGCTGGGGCGCCTACCTCGTCACGGCCAGGGAGATCCATGCCGAAGGCATAGAAGCCGCCCTCAAGCACATACCGGCAGGTGCCAGCGTGGTCGTGACCCTCGACTGCGATGGGCTCGATCCCAGCGTGACACCGGGCGTCGCCGGCCGTGCACCGGGCGGGCTGACCTACCAACAGGCGATCGGGCTGATCGAGGGGGTGAGCCAGCGCGGACGCCTTGCCGGCTTCGACCTTGTCGAGTTCTACACGCCCGCCGATGTCGACGGCATCACGGCGCTCACCGCCGCGCGTCTTGTCGTGAATGCGATCGGCCGTATCGTCAGGCAGACTTGAACGGGTATGTTGGCGCGTGACGCGCCCACTGACATCCGTCCGCGCGACACCGCTTGACTGCGTCGCGAAATATGGAATAAATATTTCATACTTCTCTTTTCTGGTTCTTTCGTTCCGAAACTGGTGCGGCCGCATACGACCTCCGGCGCACCTACCGACGAGGTTGTCATGACAGTGCGTTTTGGTCTTCTTGGCGCCGGCCGCATCGGCAAGGTGCATGCACGGGCGGTGGCCGCGAACCCGCAGGCAAAGCTGGTGGCGGTGGCCGACGCCTTCGAGAAGGCCGCGAAGGAAATCTCCGCCGCCTATGGCGCGGAAGTCCGCTCCATCGAGGCGATCGAGAAGGCCGCCGACATCGACGCCGTCATCATCTGCACGCCGACCGATACCCATGCCGATCTGATCGAGCGTTTCGCCAAAGCCGGCAAGGCGATCTTTTGCGAGAAGCCTGTCGACCTCGACGCCAAGCGCGTCGAGAAGTGCCTGGCCGTGGTCGACAAGACCAAGGCCGTGCTGATGGTCGGCTTCAACCGCCGCTTCGATCCGCACTTCGCCGCCGTGCGCAAGGCGATCGACGACGGCGCCATCGGCAAGGTCGAGCAGGTGGTGATCACCTCGCGCGACCCCGGTGCGCCGCCGGTCGACTACATCAAGCGCTCGGGCGGCATCTTCCGCGACATGACCATCCACGACTTCGACATGGCGCGCTTCCTGCTCGGCGAGGAGCCAGTGGCGGTGTCGGC
The genomic region above belongs to Mesorhizobium terrae and contains:
- a CDS encoding arginase family protein, yielding MPPHPGFLDFPAHLPDGAQPRMVLFGAPHGSTYPGADPSGFAGAAAAIRAASQGDVQFLDSFDFDFGGPLFAGHEPCCVDTGDLPTSVADNAGNRKLIEDKTRAILASGATPLMIGGDDSVPIPFFAGFADHGPIWILQIDAHIDWRDERFGEPLGYSSTMRRASEMPHVAGIVQAGIRGVGSARPREVETARRWGAYLVTAREIHAEGIEAALKHIPAGASVVVTLDCDGLDPSVTPGVAGRAPGGLTYQQAIGLIEGVSQRGRLAGFDLVEFYTPADVDGITALTAARLVVNAIGRIVRQT
- the iolG gene encoding inositol 2-dehydrogenase, whose product is MTVRFGLLGAGRIGKVHARAVAANPQAKLVAVADAFEKAAKEISAAYGAEVRSIEAIEKAADIDAVIICTPTDTHADLIERFAKAGKAIFCEKPVDLDAKRVEKCLAVVDKTKAVLMVGFNRRFDPHFAAVRKAIDDGAIGKVEQVVITSRDPGAPPVDYIKRSGGIFRDMTIHDFDMARFLLGEEPVAVSAHASVLVDKKIGEAGDFDSVSVILETASGRQAIISNSRRATYGYDQRIEVHGSKGMVAAENQRPVSIEVASEKGYTRPPLHDFFMTRYIDAYANEIAAFIATVTKGAKASPSGTDGLAALRLADAALKSAKTGKAVQVKLD